From the genome of Gorilla gorilla gorilla isolate KB3781 chromosome 4, NHGRI_mGorGor1-v2.1_pri, whole genome shotgun sequence, one region includes:
- the NOTUM gene encoding palmitoleoyl-protein carboxylesterase NOTUM isoform X2, producing the protein MEPPGPPGRAAPPRSRAGSASGGRGGVVQAPPSDLRFGKKRRCLRQEKSERGPLPPPPSPGGGGGTSNARAPGPPRPPQISPASAPAAHWRGPQPAHPDPALPSDGRARSPSCGGRRHPSPSASTPSRALLLRQARRAGAGAREQERPVPPTPPARHPRPGIPRHRLKAARSPQVDAAMGRGVRVLLLLSLLHCAGGSEGRKTWRRRGQQPPPPPRTEAAPAAGQPVESFPLDFTAVEGNMDSFMAQVKSLAQSLYPCSAQQLNEDLRLHLLLNTSVTCNDGSPAGYYLKESRGSRRWLLFLEGGWYCFNRENCDSRYDTMRRLMSSRDWPRTRTGTGILSSQPEENPYWWNANMVFIPYCSSDVWSGASSKSEKNEYAFMGALIIQEVVRELLGRGLSGAKVLLLAGSSAGGTGVLLNVDRVAEQLEELGYPAIQVRGLADSGWFLDNKQYRHTDCVDTITCAPTEAIRRGIRYWNGVVPERCRRQFQEGEEWNCFFGYKVYPTLRCPVFVVQWLFDEAQLTVDNVHLTGQPVQEGLRLYIQNLGRELRHTLKDVPASFAPACLSHEIIIRRWLHTTHWCLLHLTLYFGVCSELPQV; encoded by the exons ATGGAGCCGCCGGGGCCGCCCGGCCGCGCTGCCCCCCCACGGAGCCGGGCCGGGAGCGCCTCCGGCGGCCGCGGCGGGGTAGTCCAGGCCCCTCCGTCAGACTTGCGGTTTGGGAAGAAAAGGCGATGCCTCCGCCAAGAAAAGAGCGAGCGCGGCCCCCTCCCCCCTCCGCCGAgcccgggcggcggcggcggcacaTCTAACGCGCGGGCACCCGGGCCGCCGCGGCCCCCGCAAATAAGCCCAGCCTCGGCCCCCGCCGCTCATTGGCGCGGGCCGCAGCCAGCGCACCCAGACCCTGCGCTGCCCTCGGACGGCCGGGCACGGAGCCCCAGCTGCGGAGGCCGACGGCACCCGTCCCCGAGCGCCTCGACGCCCAGCCGCGCGCTCCTTCTCCGCCAGGCCCGGCGGGCGGGAGCGGGGGCGAGGGAGCAGGAGCGGCCAGTGCCCCCGACACCCCCGGCCCGACACCCCCGGCCCGGCATCCCCCGCCACCGCCTCAAGGCCGCCCGCTCCCCGCAGGTGGACGCGGCCATGGGCCGAGGGGTGCgcgtgctgctgctgctgagccTGCTGCACTGCGCCGGGGGCAGCGAGGGCAGGAAGACCTGGCGGCGCCGGGGTCAGCAGCCGCCGCCTCCCCCGCGGACCGAGGCGGCGCCGGCGGCCGGACAGCCCGTGGAGAGCTTCCCGCTGGACTTCACGGCCGTGGAGGGTAACATGGACAGCTTCATGGCGCAAGTCAAGAGCCTGGCGCAGTCCCTGTACCCCTGCTCCGCGCAGCAGCTCAACGAGGACCTGCGCCTGCACCTCCTGCTCAACACCTCGGTGACCTGCAACGACGGCAGCCCCGCCGG CTACTACCTGAAGGAGTCCAGGGGCAGCCGGCGGTGGCTCCTCTTCCTGGAAG GCGGCTGGTACTGCTTCAACCGCGAGAACTGCGACTCCAGATACGACACCATGCGGCGCCTCATGAGCTCCCGGGACTGGCCGCGCACTCGCACAG GCACAGGGATCCTGTCCTCACAGCCGGAGGAGAACCCCTACTGGTGGAACGCAAACATGGT CTTCATCCCCTACTGCTCCAGTGATGTTTGGAGCGGGGCTTCATCGAAGTCTGAGAAGA ACGAGTACGCCTTCATGGGCGCCCTCATCATCCAGGAGGTGGTGCGGGAGCTTCTGGGCAGAGGGCTGAGCGGGGCCAAGGTGCTGCTGCTGGCCGGGAGCAG CGCGGGGGGCACCGGAGTGCTGCTGAATGTGGACCGTGTGGCTGAGCAGCTGGAGGAGCTGGGCTACCCGGCCATCCAGGTGCGAGGCCTGGCTGACTCCGGCTGGTTCCTGGACAACAAGCAGTATCGCCACACAGACTGCGTCGACACCATCACTTGCGCGCCCACGGAAGCCATCCGCCGTGGCATCAG GTACTGGAACGGGGTGGTCCCGGAGCGCTGCCGACGCCAGTTCCAGGAGGGCGAGGAGTGGAACTGCTTCTTTGGCTACAAGGTCTACCCGACTCTGCGCT GCCCTGTGTTCGTGGTGCAGTGGCTGTTTGATGAGGCACAGCTGACGGTGGACAACGTGCACCTGACGGGGCAGCCGGTGCAGGAGGGCCTGCGGCTATACATCCAGAACCTCGGCCGCGAGCTGCGCCACACGCTCAAGGACGTGCC GGCCAGCTTTGCCCCCGCCTGCCTCTCCCATGAGATCATCATCCGGAG aTGGCTACACACTACACACTGGTGTCTCCTCCACTTGACACTGTATTTCGGGGTGTGCAGCGAGCTGCCGCAGGTGTGA
- the NOTUM gene encoding palmitoleoyl-protein carboxylesterase NOTUM isoform X1 codes for MEPPGPPGRAAPPRSRAGSASGGRGGVVQAPPSDLRFGKKRRCLRQEKSERGPLPPPPSPGGGGGTSNARAPGPPRPPQISPASAPAAHWRGPQPAHPDPALPSDGRARSPSCGGRRHPSPSASTPSRALLLRQARRAGAGAREQERPVPPTPPARHPRPGIPRHRLKAARSPQVDAAMGRGVRVLLLLSLLHCAGGSEGRKTWRRRGQQPPPPPRTEAAPAAGQPVESFPLDFTAVEGNMDSFMAQVKSLAQSLYPCSAQQLNEDLRLHLLLNTSVTCNDGSPAGYYLKESRGSRRWLLFLEGGWYCFNRENCDSRYDTMRRLMSSRDWPRTRTGTGILSSQPEENPYWWNANMVFIPYCSSDVWSGASSKSEKNEYAFMGALIIQEVVRELLGRGLSGAKVLLLAGSSAGGTGVLLNVDRVAEQLEELGYPAIQVRGLADSGWFLDNKQYRHTDCVDTITCAPTEAIRRGIRYWNGVVPERCRRQFQEGEEWNCFFGYKVYPTLRCPVFVVQWLFDEAQLTVDNVHLTGQPVQEGLRLYIQNLGRELRHTLKDVPASFAPACLSHEIIIRSHWTDVQVKGTSLPRALHCWDRSLHDSHKASKTPLKGCPVHLVDSCPWPHCNPSCPTVRDQFTGQEMNVAQFLMHMGFDMQTVAQPQGLEPSELLGMLSNGS; via the exons ATGGAGCCGCCGGGGCCGCCCGGCCGCGCTGCCCCCCCACGGAGCCGGGCCGGGAGCGCCTCCGGCGGCCGCGGCGGGGTAGTCCAGGCCCCTCCGTCAGACTTGCGGTTTGGGAAGAAAAGGCGATGCCTCCGCCAAGAAAAGAGCGAGCGCGGCCCCCTCCCCCCTCCGCCGAgcccgggcggcggcggcggcacaTCTAACGCGCGGGCACCCGGGCCGCCGCGGCCCCCGCAAATAAGCCCAGCCTCGGCCCCCGCCGCTCATTGGCGCGGGCCGCAGCCAGCGCACCCAGACCCTGCGCTGCCCTCGGACGGCCGGGCACGGAGCCCCAGCTGCGGAGGCCGACGGCACCCGTCCCCGAGCGCCTCGACGCCCAGCCGCGCGCTCCTTCTCCGCCAGGCCCGGCGGGCGGGAGCGGGGGCGAGGGAGCAGGAGCGGCCAGTGCCCCCGACACCCCCGGCCCGACACCCCCGGCCCGGCATCCCCCGCCACCGCCTCAAGGCCGCCCGCTCCCCGCAGGTGGACGCGGCCATGGGCCGAGGGGTGCgcgtgctgctgctgctgagccTGCTGCACTGCGCCGGGGGCAGCGAGGGCAGGAAGACCTGGCGGCGCCGGGGTCAGCAGCCGCCGCCTCCCCCGCGGACCGAGGCGGCGCCGGCGGCCGGACAGCCCGTGGAGAGCTTCCCGCTGGACTTCACGGCCGTGGAGGGTAACATGGACAGCTTCATGGCGCAAGTCAAGAGCCTGGCGCAGTCCCTGTACCCCTGCTCCGCGCAGCAGCTCAACGAGGACCTGCGCCTGCACCTCCTGCTCAACACCTCGGTGACCTGCAACGACGGCAGCCCCGCCGG CTACTACCTGAAGGAGTCCAGGGGCAGCCGGCGGTGGCTCCTCTTCCTGGAAG GCGGCTGGTACTGCTTCAACCGCGAGAACTGCGACTCCAGATACGACACCATGCGGCGCCTCATGAGCTCCCGGGACTGGCCGCGCACTCGCACAG GCACAGGGATCCTGTCCTCACAGCCGGAGGAGAACCCCTACTGGTGGAACGCAAACATGGT CTTCATCCCCTACTGCTCCAGTGATGTTTGGAGCGGGGCTTCATCGAAGTCTGAGAAGA ACGAGTACGCCTTCATGGGCGCCCTCATCATCCAGGAGGTGGTGCGGGAGCTTCTGGGCAGAGGGCTGAGCGGGGCCAAGGTGCTGCTGCTGGCCGGGAGCAG CGCGGGGGGCACCGGAGTGCTGCTGAATGTGGACCGTGTGGCTGAGCAGCTGGAGGAGCTGGGCTACCCGGCCATCCAGGTGCGAGGCCTGGCTGACTCCGGCTGGTTCCTGGACAACAAGCAGTATCGCCACACAGACTGCGTCGACACCATCACTTGCGCGCCCACGGAAGCCATCCGCCGTGGCATCAG GTACTGGAACGGGGTGGTCCCGGAGCGCTGCCGACGCCAGTTCCAGGAGGGCGAGGAGTGGAACTGCTTCTTTGGCTACAAGGTCTACCCGACTCTGCGCT GCCCTGTGTTCGTGGTGCAGTGGCTGTTTGATGAGGCACAGCTGACGGTGGACAACGTGCACCTGACGGGGCAGCCGGTGCAGGAGGGCCTGCGGCTATACATCCAGAACCTCGGCCGCGAGCTGCGCCACACGCTCAAGGACGTGCC GGCCAGCTTTGCCCCCGCCTGCCTCTCCCATGAGATCATCATCCGGAG CCACTGGACGGATGTCCAGGTGAAGGGGACATCGCTGCCCCGAGCACTGCACTGCTGGGACAGGAGCCTCCATGACAGCCACAAGGCCAGCAAGACCCCCCTCAAGGGCTGCCCCGTCCACCTGGTGGACAGCTGCCCCTGGCCCCACTGCAACCCCTCATGCCCCACCGTCCGAGACCAGTTCACGGGGCAAGAGATGAATGTGGCCCAGTTCCTCATGCACATGGGCTTCGACATGCAGACGGTGGCCCAGCCGCAGGGACTGGAGCCCAGTGAGCTGCTGGGGATGCTGAGCAATGGAAGCTAG
- the NOTUM gene encoding palmitoleoyl-protein carboxylesterase NOTUM isoform X3 codes for MGRGVRVLLLLSLLHCAGGSEGRKTWRRRGQQPPPPPRTEAAPAAGQPVESFPLDFTAVEGNMDSFMAQVKSLAQSLYPCSAQQLNEDLRLHLLLNTSVTCNDGSPAGYYLKESRGSRRWLLFLEGGWYCFNRENCDSRYDTMRRLMSSRDWPRTRTGTGILSSQPEENPYWWNANMVFIPYCSSDVWSGASSKSEKNEYAFMGALIIQEVVRELLGRGLSGAKVLLLAGSSAGGTGVLLNVDRVAEQLEELGYPAIQVRGLADSGWFLDNKQYRHTDCVDTITCAPTEAIRRGIRYWNGVVPERCRRQFQEGEEWNCFFGYKVYPTLRCPVFVVQWLFDEAQLTVDNVHLTGQPVQEGLRLYIQNLGRELRHTLKDVPASFAPACLSHEIIIRSHWTDVQVKGTSLPRALHCWDRSLHDSHKASKTPLKGCPVHLVDSCPWPHCNPSCPTVRDQFTGQEMNVAQFLMHMGFDMQTVAQPQGLEPSELLGMLSNGS; via the exons ATGGGCCGAGGGGTGCgcgtgctgctgctgctgagccTGCTGCACTGCGCCGGGGGCAGCGAGGGCAGGAAGACCTGGCGGCGCCGGGGTCAGCAGCCGCCGCCTCCCCCGCGGACCGAGGCGGCGCCGGCGGCCGGACAGCCCGTGGAGAGCTTCCCGCTGGACTTCACGGCCGTGGAGGGTAACATGGACAGCTTCATGGCGCAAGTCAAGAGCCTGGCGCAGTCCCTGTACCCCTGCTCCGCGCAGCAGCTCAACGAGGACCTGCGCCTGCACCTCCTGCTCAACACCTCGGTGACCTGCAACGACGGCAGCCCCGCCGG CTACTACCTGAAGGAGTCCAGGGGCAGCCGGCGGTGGCTCCTCTTCCTGGAAG GCGGCTGGTACTGCTTCAACCGCGAGAACTGCGACTCCAGATACGACACCATGCGGCGCCTCATGAGCTCCCGGGACTGGCCGCGCACTCGCACAG GCACAGGGATCCTGTCCTCACAGCCGGAGGAGAACCCCTACTGGTGGAACGCAAACATGGT CTTCATCCCCTACTGCTCCAGTGATGTTTGGAGCGGGGCTTCATCGAAGTCTGAGAAGA ACGAGTACGCCTTCATGGGCGCCCTCATCATCCAGGAGGTGGTGCGGGAGCTTCTGGGCAGAGGGCTGAGCGGGGCCAAGGTGCTGCTGCTGGCCGGGAGCAG CGCGGGGGGCACCGGAGTGCTGCTGAATGTGGACCGTGTGGCTGAGCAGCTGGAGGAGCTGGGCTACCCGGCCATCCAGGTGCGAGGCCTGGCTGACTCCGGCTGGTTCCTGGACAACAAGCAGTATCGCCACACAGACTGCGTCGACACCATCACTTGCGCGCCCACGGAAGCCATCCGCCGTGGCATCAG GTACTGGAACGGGGTGGTCCCGGAGCGCTGCCGACGCCAGTTCCAGGAGGGCGAGGAGTGGAACTGCTTCTTTGGCTACAAGGTCTACCCGACTCTGCGCT GCCCTGTGTTCGTGGTGCAGTGGCTGTTTGATGAGGCACAGCTGACGGTGGACAACGTGCACCTGACGGGGCAGCCGGTGCAGGAGGGCCTGCGGCTATACATCCAGAACCTCGGCCGCGAGCTGCGCCACACGCTCAAGGACGTGCC GGCCAGCTTTGCCCCCGCCTGCCTCTCCCATGAGATCATCATCCGGAG CCACTGGACGGATGTCCAGGTGAAGGGGACATCGCTGCCCCGAGCACTGCACTGCTGGGACAGGAGCCTCCATGACAGCCACAAGGCCAGCAAGACCCCCCTCAAGGGCTGCCCCGTCCACCTGGTGGACAGCTGCCCCTGGCCCCACTGCAACCCCTCATGCCCCACCGTCCGAGACCAGTTCACGGGGCAAGAGATGAATGTGGCCCAGTTCCTCATGCACATGGGCTTCGACATGCAGACGGTGGCCCAGCCGCAGGGACTGGAGCCCAGTGAGCTGCTGGGGATGCTGAGCAATGGAAGCTAG